The Metabacillus sediminilitoris genome window below encodes:
- the rplS gene encoding 50S ribosomal protein L19: protein MQKLIEEITKEQLKSDLPSFRPGDTVRVHVKVIEGTRERIQVFEGVVIKRRGGGISETFTVRKISYGVGVERTFPVHTPKIAKLEVIRRGKVRRAKLYYLRQLRGKAARIKEIR, encoded by the coding sequence ATGCAAAAACTAATCGAAGAAATCACAAAAGAACAATTAAAATCTGATCTACCTTCATTCCGTCCTGGTGATACAGTGCGTGTACACGTTAAAGTTATCGAGGGAACTCGTGAGCGTATTCAGGTATTTGAAGGTGTTGTGATTAAGCGTCGTGGTGGTGGAATTAGTGAAACATTTACAGTACGTAAGATTTCTTACGGTGTAGGTGTTGAGCGTACTTTCCCTGTACACACACCAAAGATCGCGAAGTTAGAAGTTATCCGTCGCGGTAAAGTTCGCCGTGCTAAACTTTACTACCTACGTCAATTACGTGGTAAAGCTGCACGTATTAAAGAAATTCGATAA
- the trmD gene encoding tRNA (guanosine(37)-N1)-methyltransferase TrmD, producing the protein MKIDFLTLFPEMFHGVLNESILKKAQEKEAVQFRVINFREYSTNKHKNVDDYPYGGGAGMVLTPQPIFDAVDEIRKQAETEPKVILVCPQGERFTQTKAEQLATEDHLLFICGHYEGYDERIREHLVTDEISIGDFVLTGGELASMVITDSVVRLLPGVLGNEDSPVQDSYSSGLLEHPHYTRPADFRGMVVPDVLLSGNHKRIEEWREEESLRRTFQRRPDLLKTYPLTEKQKSFIKQWENEK; encoded by the coding sequence ATGAAAATCGATTTTTTGACACTTTTTCCAGAAATGTTTCATGGCGTATTAAATGAATCCATTTTAAAAAAAGCACAGGAAAAAGAGGCAGTTCAGTTTCGTGTCATTAATTTTCGTGAGTACTCAACAAACAAGCATAAAAATGTTGATGACTATCCTTATGGTGGCGGCGCGGGTATGGTCCTAACACCACAACCCATTTTTGATGCTGTAGATGAGATTAGGAAACAAGCAGAAACAGAACCGAAGGTCATTCTTGTTTGTCCACAAGGTGAACGATTCACACAAACAAAAGCAGAACAATTGGCTACAGAAGATCATTTACTTTTTATTTGTGGTCATTATGAAGGATATGATGAACGAATTAGAGAGCATCTTGTTACAGATGAAATCTCAATAGGGGATTTCGTTTTAACAGGCGGTGAACTTGCTTCTATGGTGATTACAGATAGTGTCGTACGCTTATTACCAGGGGTCTTAGGGAATGAGGATTCACCTGTACAAGATTCATACAGTTCTGGTTTGCTTGAGCACCCCCATTACACAAGGCCTGCTGACTTTAGAGGTATGGTGGTTCCTGACGTTCTTTTATCTGGTAATCATAAACGAATTGAGGAATGGCGTGAGGAAGAGTCTCTTCGCAGAACTTTCCAAAGAAGACCAGATTTATTGAAAACATACCCATTAACAGAAAAACAAAAATCTTTCATCAAACAATGGGAAAATGAAAAGTAA
- the rimM gene encoding ribosome maturation factor RimM (Essential for efficient processing of 16S rRNA): protein MAEKWFNVGKIVNTHGIRGEVRVISKTDFAEERYEPGNTLFIFKEGSTEPIEVVVESHRIHKNFDLLTFKGMHNIQDVEQFKGSLLKIDESQLSDLNEGEYYFHEIIGCQMYTDQGDEIGTIREILATGANDVWIVKRKTGKDLLVPYIDDIVREINIEEKKVIITPMEGLLD, encoded by the coding sequence TTGGCAGAGAAATGGTTTAATGTTGGGAAAATTGTAAATACGCATGGAATTAGAGGAGAAGTACGGGTTATATCGAAAACAGATTTTGCTGAGGAAAGATATGAGCCTGGTAATACATTATTTATTTTCAAAGAAGGATCGACTGAACCAATTGAGGTTGTTGTAGAAAGTCATCGAATTCATAAAAATTTTGACTTGCTAACGTTTAAAGGGATGCATAACATTCAAGATGTTGAGCAGTTTAAAGGTTCTTTACTAAAGATAGATGAATCACAATTATCTGATCTAAATGAAGGAGAGTATTATTTTCATGAAATAATTGGCTGCCAAATGTATACAGATCAAGGTGATGAAATTGGAACCATTCGTGAAATATTAGCAACAGGTGCAAATGATGTATGGATTGTGAAGAGAAAAACCGGTAAAGATCTTCTTGTCCCTTACATTGACGATATTGTTAGGGAAATTAATATAGAAGAAAAGAAAGTAATCATTACTCCAATGGAAGGATTACTAGACTAA
- a CDS encoding YlqD family protein produces MNILHQVTVKQILTETSKHELIVQFTTKKKKLEQECDQLYFEYKKVEKSNNQLATQFLKEIDKRRDKIKLVEFQLKQVHTLPIGSELKEKEVQAIVKVNIGDNWNELMSEKTIVIKDGIVDQIRLG; encoded by the coding sequence ATGAATATACTCCACCAAGTAACTGTGAAACAAATCTTAACAGAAACAAGTAAACATGAGTTAATCGTACAGTTTACTACTAAGAAAAAAAAGCTAGAGCAAGAGTGTGATCAATTATACTTTGAGTACAAAAAAGTTGAGAAGTCCAACAACCAGCTTGCAACACAATTTTTAAAAGAGATTGATAAAAGACGAGACAAAATTAAGCTCGTTGAATTTCAGCTGAAACAAGTACATACATTACCAATTGGTAGTGAACTAAAGGAAAAAGAAGTACAAGCCATTGTTAAGGTAAATATTGGTGACAATTGGAATGAATTGATGAGTGAAAAAACAATCGTTATAAAAGACGGAATTGTAGATCAAATACGCCTGGGGTGA
- a CDS encoding KH domain-containing protein: protein MKELIEAIVKPLVDSPEHVEVNELETENQITFRLSVQRDDIGKVIGKQGRIAKAIRTVVYAAGSTSSKRILLEIND from the coding sequence ATGAAAGAGTTAATCGAAGCAATTGTTAAGCCGCTTGTTGATTCGCCAGAACATGTTGAAGTTAATGAACTTGAAACAGAGAATCAAATTACGTTTCGTCTTTCAGTTCAAAGAGATGACATTGGCAAAGTTATTGGAAAACAAGGCCGAATAGCAAAAGCAATTCGAACTGTTGTCTATGCAGCGGGATCTACTTCATCTAAAAGAATTTTACTAGAAATTAATGACTGA
- the rpsP gene encoding 30S ribosomal protein S16, translating into MAVKIRLKRMGAKKSPFYRIVVADSRSPRDGRYIEVVGTYNPVTQPAEVKINEELALKWMQDGAKPSDTVRNLFSKEGIMEKFHNAKYSK; encoded by the coding sequence ATGGCAGTAAAAATTCGTTTAAAACGTATGGGAGCAAAAAAATCTCCTTTTTATCGTATTGTAGTAGCAGATTCTCGTTCACCACGTGATGGACGTTACATCGAAGTAGTTGGAACATACAATCCAGTTACACAACCTGCAGAAGTAAAAATCAACGAAGAATTAGCGTTGAAATGGATGCAAGACGGTGCTAAACCTTCTGATACAGTACGTAACTTGTTCTCAAAAGAAGGCATTATGGAGAAATTCCATAACGCGAAATACAGCAAGTAA
- the ffh gene encoding signal recognition particle protein yields the protein MAFEGLADRLQNTMAKIRGKGKVSEADVKEMMREVRLALLEADVNFKVVKDFVKRVSERSVGQEVMKSLTPGQQVIKVVKEELTELMGGEQSKIAVSNRPPTVIMMVGLQGAGKTTTTGKLANLLRKKFNRKPLLVAADIYRPAAIKQLQTLGKQLDMPVFSLGDQVSPVEIATKALEHAKAEHHDYVIIDTAGRLHIDEALMEELEQVKAIAKPDEIFLVVDAMTGQDAVNVAKSFNEQLGLTGVVLTKLDGDTRGGAALSIRSVTDTPIKFVGLGEKLDALEPFHPERMASRILGMGDVLTLIEKAQTNVDAEKAKELEQKMRTMSFTFDDFLEQLGQVRNMGPLEDLIGMLPGANKVKGLKNLQVDEKQISHVEAIIKSMTKLEKQNPEIMNASRKKRIAKGSGTSVQEINRLLKQFEDMKKMMKQMTSMSKGKKKGGFKFPFM from the coding sequence ATGGCATTTGAAGGATTAGCCGACCGACTGCAAAATACGATGGCAAAAATTCGCGGTAAAGGGAAAGTTTCGGAAGCTGATGTTAAAGAAATGATGAGAGAGGTTCGTCTTGCACTTCTTGAAGCGGATGTAAACTTCAAAGTCGTCAAAGACTTTGTTAAGCGCGTCAGTGAACGTTCTGTTGGCCAGGAGGTTATGAAAAGCCTAACACCAGGGCAACAGGTCATCAAAGTTGTTAAAGAGGAACTAACCGAATTAATGGGTGGCGAGCAGAGCAAAATTGCTGTTTCAAACCGTCCGCCAACTGTCATTATGATGGTTGGTTTACAGGGTGCTGGTAAAACAACAACAACTGGGAAGCTTGCAAATCTATTGCGTAAGAAATTTAATCGAAAGCCATTGCTTGTCGCAGCAGATATTTATCGACCTGCAGCTATTAAGCAATTGCAAACATTAGGTAAGCAATTAGATATGCCTGTTTTTTCTTTAGGTGATCAAGTAAGCCCAGTTGAAATAGCTACGAAAGCTCTTGAGCATGCAAAGGCTGAACATCATGACTATGTCATCATCGATACAGCAGGTCGACTTCATATTGATGAAGCATTAATGGAAGAGTTGGAGCAGGTAAAAGCCATTGCTAAGCCTGATGAGATTTTCCTTGTTGTTGATGCAATGACAGGTCAAGATGCAGTTAATGTCGCCAAAAGCTTTAACGAGCAGCTGGGCTTAACAGGTGTTGTCTTAACGAAACTCGATGGTGATACACGAGGTGGAGCTGCTTTATCGATCCGCTCTGTTACAGATACACCAATCAAATTTGTTGGTCTTGGAGAAAAGCTCGATGCCCTAGAACCGTTCCATCCAGAACGAATGGCATCACGTATTCTCGGTATGGGGGATGTACTAACCCTTATTGAAAAAGCACAGACAAATGTTGATGCTGAAAAGGCAAAAGAACTCGAACAAAAAATGCGAACAATGTCCTTTACCTTCGATGATTTCCTTGAGCAGTTAGGGCAGGTTCGAAACATGGGTCCTCTAGAAGACTTAATTGGAATGCTTCCTGGCGCCAATAAGGTAAAAGGACTCAAAAACCTTCAGGTTGATGAAAAGCAAATAAGTCATGTTGAAGCCATTATTAAATCAATGACTAAGCTTGAAAAACAGAATCCTGAAATCATGAATGCTTCACGAAAAAAACGAATTGCAAAGGGAAGCGGTACTTCTGTTCAAGAAATAAACCGTCTTTTAAAGCAATTTGAAGATATGAAAAAAATGATGAAGCAAATGACAAGCATGTCAAAGGGTAAGAAAAAAGGTGGTTTCAAATTTCCTTTTATGTAA
- a CDS encoding putative DNA-binding protein codes for MTLEKTTRLNYLFDFYQSLLTPKQKSYMSLYYLDDYSLGEIAEEYSVSRQAVYDNIKRTEAMLEEYEEKLLLFQKFQKRQELMTKLRENAVNSEKNAEIDSLLNELEKLD; via the coding sequence ATGACGCTTGAAAAAACGACAAGGCTTAACTACTTGTTTGATTTTTATCAATCGTTGTTAACGCCCAAACAAAAAAGCTATATGTCGTTATATTATTTAGATGATTACTCCCTTGGTGAAATTGCGGAGGAATATAGTGTTAGTAGACAAGCAGTTTACGATAACATTAAACGGACTGAAGCAATGCTAGAGGAATACGAAGAAAAGCTATTATTATTTCAAAAATTTCAAAAGCGTCAAGAGTTAATGACAAAATTACGTGAAAATGCTGTAAACTCAGAAAAGAATGCGGAAATTGATTCATTGCTTAATGAACTTGAGAAATTAGATTAG
- the ftsY gene encoding signal recognition particle-docking protein FtsY, protein MSFFKKLKDKITKQTDSVTEKFKDGLTKTRDSFAGKMNDLVARYRKVDEDFFEELEELLISADVGVTTVMDLIDELKLEVKRRNIQDTKEVQSVISEKLVEIYQGDNESYNNELNLQKDRLNVVLFVGVNGVGKTTTIGKLAHKLKSEGNKVLLAAGDTFRAGAIEQLEVWGERVGVDVIKQSEGSDPAAVMYDAVQAAKARKVDVLLCDTAGRLQNKVNLMKELEKVKRVIEKEIPGAPHEVLLVLDATTGQNAMTQAKQFSQATDVSGIVLTKLDGTAKGGIVLAIKGELDIPVKLVGLGEKMDDLQEFNTEQYVYGLFSGIIEEQEEQ, encoded by the coding sequence ATGAGCTTTTTTAAAAAACTAAAAGATAAAATTACAAAACAAACAGATTCCGTTACAGAAAAGTTTAAAGACGGCTTAACAAAGACAAGAGATTCATTCGCTGGAAAAATGAATGACCTTGTAGCAAGATATCGGAAAGTTGATGAAGACTTTTTTGAAGAGCTTGAAGAACTTTTAATAAGTGCAGATGTTGGTGTAACAACTGTCATGGATCTGATCGACGAATTAAAACTTGAAGTTAAACGTCGTAATATTCAAGATACAAAGGAAGTTCAATCTGTTATATCTGAAAAACTAGTTGAAATTTACCAAGGTGATAACGAAAGTTATAATAACGAACTAAATCTCCAAAAGGATCGATTAAATGTCGTATTATTTGTCGGTGTTAATGGTGTTGGTAAAACAACAACGATCGGGAAACTAGCTCATAAGCTCAAAAGCGAAGGTAATAAAGTCCTTCTAGCTGCAGGAGATACGTTTAGAGCCGGTGCGATTGAACAATTAGAGGTTTGGGGAGAACGGGTAGGTGTTGATGTAATTAAGCAATCTGAAGGCAGTGACCCTGCAGCAGTTATGTATGATGCCGTACAGGCTGCTAAAGCCCGCAAAGTCGATGTATTATTATGTGATACAGCTGGAAGACTCCAAAATAAGGTCAATCTTATGAAGGAACTTGAAAAGGTAAAGCGTGTTATTGAAAAAGAAATTCCAGGTGCTCCACATGAAGTTTTACTTGTATTAGATGCAACAACAGGTCAAAATGCGATGACACAGGCAAAACAATTCTCACAAGCAACAGATGTTTCCGGCATTGTACTAACTAAATTAGATGGTACAGCAAAAGGAGGAATCGTATTAGCCATCAAAGGCGAATTAGACATTCCGGTAAAACTAGTAGGTCTTGGAGAAAAGATGGATGACCTTCAAGAATTTAATACAGAACAGTATGTATATGGATTGTTTTCAGGAATTATTGAAGAGCAGGAAGAACAGTAA
- the smc gene encoding chromosome segregation protein SMC: MFLKRLDIVGFKSFAERVTVDFVKGVTAVVGPNGSGKSNITDGIRWVLGEQSAKSLRGAKMEDIIFAGSDSRKALNIAEVTLTLDNEDHFLPIDYHEVSVTRRVYRSGDSEFFINNQSCRLKDIVDLFMDSGLGKEAFSIISQGKVEEILSSKSEERRTIFEEAAGVLKYKSRKKKAEYKLAETQENLNRVQDILHELENQVEPLRIQASIAKDYLEQKEALEKIEVALTVYEIEELHGKYESLAKTVEEGKDRELQLSATMQKKEAEVASMRDHLTALDESIDDLQQVLLLASEELEKLEGRREVLKERKKNAHQNKSQLEKTIEELTSHISLLKLEKNEQELSLETYKKELKTIKDQLSNKQQLMNSYNQNIEEVIEDLKSDYFECLNKQASARNEIQYLDDQFNQHEHKSLKLLDSNKRYITERQEILEMKAKIEAKYSLVESQLSEQIKNFRDAQTKLENLKNTYQKKETTLYQAYQILQQTRSRKEVLESMQEDYAGFFQGVKEILKAKDQLGGIHGAVAELISTEKNYETAIEIALSSTMQHVVVEDESSARKAIKYLKQHSFGRATFLPLSVIKERSINSHDLRTIQTHQAFVGIATDLVKYQPQFKSIIGNLLGTVIITSDLKGANEIAKLMNYRYRLVTLQGDVVNPGGSMTGGAMKQKNNSLLSRQRELETINGKLAEMEEKTAQFEKDVKATKETIQNQEMLLEELRSSGEKLRLEEQMIRSEIREIELNEKNVNDHLTLYDAERESFQSEKDKIAARKHELNQNLQTLSKKLDELDKEIEELSEKKISQQTSKDELQNELTELKVILASKNQIYENQKEKVERINRDLEQSQQKFEEANEDYSLLSSEMTSNSSGEEKLEEAAKNKLNDKTKTIELISNRRNERLKLQEKLEFEERELKELKRQDKQLQDILKDEEVKLNRLDVELDNRLNHLREEYFLTFEGAKEKYKLEIDLDEARKRVKLTKLAIDELGTVNLGAIDEYERVSERYTFLSEQRTDLTEAKDTLYQVMDEMDEEMKVRFEQTFNAIRSHFETVFQAMFGGGRAELKLTNPNDLLNTGVDIVAQPPGKKLQNLGLLSGGERALTAIALLFSILKVRPVPFCVLDEVEAALDEANVYRFAQYLKKFSHETQFIVITHRKGTMEEADVLYGVTMQESGVSKLVSVRLEETNELVKSS, encoded by the coding sequence ATGTTCCTCAAACGATTGGATATTGTAGGATTTAAGTCATTTGCTGAACGAGTAACAGTTGATTTTGTTAAAGGTGTTACAGCAGTAGTAGGACCAAATGGCAGTGGTAAAAGTAATATTACAGATGGTATAAGATGGGTATTAGGGGAACAATCTGCAAAATCACTTCGCGGTGCAAAAATGGAGGATATCATATTTGCTGGGAGTGATTCAAGAAAAGCGCTAAATATAGCTGAAGTAACACTTACGTTAGATAACGAAGATCATTTTCTTCCAATCGATTATCATGAGGTAAGTGTTACACGTCGTGTTTATCGCTCAGGAGATAGTGAATTTTTTATAAATAATCAAAGTTGTCGCCTAAAGGATATCGTTGATTTATTTATGGATTCTGGTCTTGGTAAAGAAGCCTTTTCAATTATTAGCCAAGGGAAAGTAGAAGAGATTTTAAGCAGTAAATCAGAAGAACGAAGAACGATTTTTGAAGAAGCTGCTGGGGTTTTAAAATATAAATCCCGGAAAAAGAAGGCTGAATATAAATTAGCAGAAACGCAGGAAAATCTAAATCGAGTACAAGACATCTTGCATGAACTTGAAAATCAAGTTGAACCATTAAGGATACAAGCTTCGATTGCTAAGGACTATCTTGAACAAAAAGAAGCATTAGAGAAAATTGAAGTAGCATTAACTGTTTATGAAATTGAAGAGTTGCATGGAAAATATGAATCTCTCGCAAAAACGGTTGAAGAAGGCAAGGACCGTGAACTCCAGTTATCAGCAACTATGCAAAAAAAGGAAGCTGAAGTCGCTAGCATGCGTGATCATTTAACAGCTTTAGACGAATCGATCGATGACTTGCAGCAAGTGTTGCTACTAGCGAGTGAAGAACTTGAAAAGCTCGAGGGTAGGAGAGAGGTTCTAAAGGAACGAAAGAAAAATGCTCATCAAAATAAATCCCAATTAGAAAAAACAATTGAAGAACTTACTTCACACATATCATTGTTGAAGTTAGAAAAGAATGAGCAAGAATTATCTTTAGAAACATATAAAAAGGAATTAAAGACGATCAAAGATCAATTATCAAATAAGCAGCAGCTTATGAATTCTTATAATCAAAATATTGAAGAAGTGATTGAGGACTTAAAAAGTGATTATTTTGAGTGCCTAAATAAACAAGCTTCTGCAAGAAACGAAATTCAGTATTTAGATGATCAATTTAATCAACATGAGCATAAAAGTTTAAAGTTATTAGATTCAAATAAAAGATATATTACAGAGAGACAAGAAATACTAGAGATGAAAGCAAAAATTGAAGCAAAGTATTCACTTGTTGAAAGTCAATTATCAGAGCAAATAAAAAATTTCCGTGACGCTCAAACAAAACTAGAAAACTTAAAAAATACTTATCAAAAGAAAGAAACAACTTTATATCAAGCATACCAGATTCTTCAACAAACTCGTTCAAGAAAAGAAGTTTTAGAATCTATGCAGGAAGACTATGCAGGTTTCTTCCAAGGTGTAAAAGAAATTTTAAAAGCGAAGGATCAACTTGGAGGAATTCACGGAGCGGTTGCTGAATTAATTTCAACGGAGAAAAACTATGAAACAGCCATTGAAATAGCATTAAGCAGCACAATGCAGCACGTAGTTGTAGAAGATGAGTCTTCTGCTCGTAAAGCAATTAAATATTTAAAGCAACATTCATTTGGACGAGCCACATTTTTACCCTTATCGGTTATTAAGGAACGATCAATTAATTCTCATGATTTAAGAACGATTCAGACTCACCAAGCTTTTGTTGGAATTGCAACAGATTTAGTAAAGTATCAACCACAATTCAAATCTATCATTGGTAATCTTCTTGGAACAGTTATTATTACATCTGACTTAAAAGGTGCTAATGAAATTGCTAAACTTATGAATTATCGCTATCGTTTAGTAACCCTACAAGGGGATGTTGTTAATCCAGGGGGATCGATGACAGGTGGGGCAATGAAACAAAAAAATAATTCATTACTTAGCCGTCAGCGTGAATTGGAAACAATAAATGGAAAATTAGCAGAAATGGAAGAAAAAACTGCACAATTTGAAAAAGACGTGAAAGCAACTAAGGAAACAATTCAAAATCAAGAAATGCTCCTTGAAGAACTGCGATCAAGTGGCGAGAAGCTTCGTTTAGAAGAACAAATGATCAGAAGTGAAATAAGAGAAATTGAGTTAAATGAAAAAAATGTTAACGATCATTTAACATTATACGATGCTGAACGAGAGTCTTTCCAGTCAGAAAAAGACAAGATTGCAGCTCGTAAACATGAACTAAATCAAAATTTACAAACACTTTCTAAGAAGCTAGATGAGTTAGATAAAGAGATTGAAGAGTTGTCAGAGAAAAAAATATCTCAACAAACCTCAAAAGATGAGTTACAAAATGAACTGACGGAATTAAAAGTTATTCTCGCAAGTAAAAATCAAATTTATGAAAATCAAAAAGAAAAAGTCGAACGTATAAACCGTGATCTTGAACAATCTCAGCAAAAATTTGAGGAAGCAAATGAGGACTATTCATTATTATCAAGTGAAATGACTTCAAATTCTTCAGGTGAAGAAAAATTAGAAGAAGCCGCAAAGAATAAGCTTAATGATAAAACAAAAACAATTGAGCTTATTTCTAATAGACGTAATGAACGATTGAAATTACAAGAAAAGCTTGAATTTGAAGAGCGAGAATTAAAGGAATTAAAGCGTCAGGATAAGCAGCTACAAGATATATTAAAGGATGAAGAGGTAAAATTAAATCGTTTAGATGTTGAATTAGATAATCGACTTAACCATTTAAGAGAAGAATATTTTTTAACCTTTGAAGGTGCAAAAGAAAAATATAAGCTTGAAATAGATCTTGATGAAGCGAGAAAACGAGTAAAATTAACAAAGCTTGCAATTGATGAGTTAGGAACGGTAAACTTAGGAGCGATTGATGAATATGAACGAGTTTCTGAACGTTATACATTCCTTTCAGAACAACGAACTGATCTAACTGAAGCGAAAGATACACTTTATCAGGTAATGGATGAAATGGACGAAGAAATGAAAGTGAGATTTGAACAAACCTTTAATGCGATTCGTTCCCATTTTGAAACGGTTTTTCAGGCGATGTTTGGTGGTGGACGTGCTGAATTAAAGTTGACAAATCCAAATGATTTGCTGAACACAGGTGTTGATATAGTTGCACAGCCACCAGGCAAAAAGCTACAAAATCTTGGGTTATTGTCTGGCGGGGAACGTGCATTAACAGCAATTGCGCTGTTATTTTCAATTTTGAAAGTACGTCCTGTTCCATTCTGTGTACTTGATGAAGTCGAAGCCGCTCTCGATGAAGCAAATGTTTACCGTTTCGCTCAATATTTGAAGAAATTTAGTCATGAAACGCAATTTATCGTCATTACCCACCGAAAAGGAACAATGGAGGAAGCAGATGTTCTTTACGGTGTAACCATGCAGGAATCAGGCGTTTCTAAGCTTGTTTCAGTAAGACTTGAAGAAACAAATGAATTAGTGAAATCTAGTTGA
- the rnc gene encoding ribonuclease III, with the protein MPKNINYKERRTFAKKAEEFRRFQERIGQTFKNEKLLYQAFTHSSYVNEHRKKPYEDNERLEFLGDAVLELTISQFLYKKYPMMSEGELTKLRAAIVCEPSLVSFANNLSFGLLVLLGKGEEMTGGRARPALLADVFEAFIGALYLDQGLEAVTQFLNQFVIPKINEGAFSHVMDFKSQLQEFVQRDTKGVLEYKILQEKGPAHNREFISTVSLNGEVFGTGSGKSKKEAEQHAAQEALSRLQQLNK; encoded by the coding sequence ATGCCAAAAAATATTAACTATAAAGAGAGAAGAACCTTTGCAAAGAAAGCGGAGGAATTTAGAAGATTCCAAGAGCGTATAGGTCAGACGTTCAAGAATGAAAAGCTTTTATATCAAGCTTTTACACATTCATCATATGTAAATGAGCATCGAAAAAAGCCTTATGAAGATAACGAACGGCTTGAATTTTTGGGTGATGCCGTTTTAGAACTTACCATTTCTCAATTTTTGTATAAAAAATACCCGATGATGAGTGAAGGAGAGTTGACGAAGCTGCGTGCTGCAATTGTTTGTGAACCATCATTGGTTTCGTTTGCGAACAACCTATCCTTTGGGCTCCTTGTTCTTTTAGGAAAAGGAGAAGAAATGACAGGTGGACGAGCACGTCCTGCCCTTTTGGCAGATGTGTTTGAGGCATTTATTGGTGCGTTATATTTAGATCAAGGCTTGGAAGCAGTTACACAATTTTTAAACCAATTCGTCATTCCAAAGATAAATGAAGGTGCTTTTTCCCATGTGATGGATTTTAAAAGTCAACTTCAAGAGTTTGTCCAACGCGATACAAAAGGTGTCTTAGAATATAAAATTCTCCAAGAAAAAGGACCGGCTCATAATCGTGAATTTATATCTACTGTTTCATTAAATGGTGAAGTTTTTGGTACAGGAAGCGGAAAGTCCAAAAAAGAAGCAGAACAACACGCCGCACAGGAGGCGTTATCAAGGCTTCAACAACTAAATAAATAG
- the acpP gene encoding acyl carrier protein encodes MAEVLERVTKIIVDRLGVDEAEVKLESSFKDDLGADSLDVVELVMELEDEFDMEISDEDAEKIGTVGDAVNYINSQQ; translated from the coding sequence ATGGCAGAAGTATTAGAACGTGTAACAAAGATTATCGTTGACCGTTTAGGTGTTGATGAGGCTGAAGTTAAATTAGAGTCTTCATTTAAAGATGATCTTGGTGCAGATTCCCTAGATGTAGTTGAGCTTGTTATGGAACTTGAAGATGAGTTCGATATGGAAATTTCTGACGAAGATGCAGAAAAAATCGGTACAGTGGGTGACGCTGTTAACTACATAAATAGCCAACAGTAA
- the fabG gene encoding 3-oxoacyl-[acyl-carrier-protein] reductase, which produces MLENKVALVTGASRGIGRAIAIDLAKNGASVAVNYAGSEAKANEVVDEIKANGGNAFAIKADVSNSDEVGQMIKEVINQYGQLDILVNNAGITRDNLLMRMKDTEWDDVINTNLKGVFLCTKGVTRQMMKQRNGRIINIASVVGVSGNPGQANYVAAKAGVIGLTKTTAKELASRNITVNAVAPGFITTDMTDELSEEIKSELLKQIPLATLGEPSDIANVVTFLASEKSKYITGQTLHVNGGMVM; this is translated from the coding sequence ATGCTAGAGAACAAAGTTGCGTTAGTAACAGGTGCATCCCGCGGTATTGGCAGAGCGATTGCCATTGATTTGGCGAAAAATGGTGCAAGTGTTGCCGTTAATTATGCTGGAAGTGAAGCAAAAGCAAATGAAGTTGTGGATGAAATAAAAGCAAACGGTGGAAATGCTTTTGCGATAAAAGCTGATGTTTCCAATAGTGATGAAGTTGGACAAATGATTAAAGAAGTTATTAATCAATACGGACAATTGGATATCCTGGTAAATAATGCGGGTATCACACGTGATAATCTACTAATGAGAATGAAAGATACAGAATGGGACGATGTCATCAATACGAACCTTAAAGGTGTATTTCTTTGTACAAAAGGGGTTACTCGTCAAATGATGAAACAGCGAAACGGTCGAATCATTAATATTGCATCAGTTGTTGGAGTTAGTGGTAATCCTGGTCAAGCTAATTACGTTGCTGCAAAAGCAGGTGTAATTGGATTAACAAAAACGACAGCAAAAGAATTAGCTTCTAGAAATATTACTGTTAATGCTGTTGCTCCGGGTTTTATTACAACAGATATGACTGATGAACTCTCAGAAGAAATAAAATCTGAATTGCTAAAGCAAATTCCACTTGCAACACTTGGTGAACCGAGTGATATAGCAAATGTTGTTACGTTCCTAGCATCAGAGAAAAGTAAGTATATCACTGGTCAGACATTACATGTTAATGGTGGTATGGTCATGTAA